From Parasphaerochaeta coccoides DSM 17374, a single genomic window includes:
- a CDS encoding glycerate kinase family protein, which produces MERFLLLPDSFKGTMDSRQVCSIMKRAILTHYPEAKVVSIPVADGGEGSVDAFLASQEGRKITTTVKGPFMEDMEASYALLSDGTAILETASCAGLPIAGDRKEPDKTTTYGLGQLMRHAVAQGCRKLVIGLGGSCTNDCGAGAAAGAGVIFKDSDNMPFVPTGGTLSKVVSIDMSGLDPAIKSVPIIAMCDVNNPLYGENGAAYVFSPQKGADPDMVESLDKELKAFAGIIMTELNEDIAHIPGAGAAGGLGAGMLAFFNAKLQRGIDTILDTIGFDTLAEQTDYIFTGEGKLDAQSLSGKVVVGIARRAKKHHVPVVAVVGDIGDGIDDIFNEGVTAIFSINRIAAPYSVLRTRSQSDMMLTMDSIIRLIKSRK; this is translated from the coding sequence ATGGAACGATTCCTTTTGCTTCCCGATTCCTTCAAAGGGACAATGGATTCCCGGCAGGTATGCTCCATCATGAAACGGGCTATCCTTACTCACTATCCGGAAGCAAAAGTAGTTTCGATTCCTGTGGCCGATGGAGGTGAAGGAAGTGTTGACGCTTTCCTGGCATCACAAGAAGGACGCAAAATCACCACAACAGTGAAAGGCCCTTTCATGGAAGACATGGAAGCCTCATATGCCTTGCTTTCCGATGGGACGGCAATCCTGGAAACAGCTTCCTGCGCGGGGCTGCCTATCGCAGGAGACCGAAAAGAACCGGACAAGACAACGACATATGGCCTCGGACAGTTGATGAGACATGCCGTGGCACAAGGCTGCCGCAAACTGGTCATAGGGCTTGGGGGAAGCTGCACCAATGACTGTGGCGCTGGAGCGGCAGCCGGAGCTGGCGTCATTTTCAAAGATTCAGACAACATGCCATTCGTTCCCACCGGCGGCACGTTATCCAAGGTCGTTTCCATCGATATGAGCGGACTCGATCCGGCAATAAAATCTGTTCCCATTATCGCAATGTGTGATGTCAACAACCCATTATACGGGGAAAACGGAGCGGCGTATGTTTTTTCTCCCCAAAAAGGAGCTGATCCGGATATGGTGGAATCCCTTGACAAAGAACTCAAGGCGTTCGCCGGAATCATCATGACAGAACTCAATGAAGATATAGCACACATTCCAGGCGCAGGTGCCGCCGGAGGTCTCGGCGCAGGCATGCTGGCTTTCTTCAATGCAAAACTTCAAAGAGGTATAGACACCATCCTTGATACGATTGGATTTGACACGCTTGCAGAACAGACGGACTACATCTTCACAGGAGAAGGCAAGCTGGATGCGCAAAGCCTGAGTGGAAAAGTCGTTGTCGGCATAGCCCGGAGGGCAAAGAAACATCATGTCCCTGTCGTGGCTGTTGTAGGAGACATAGGGGATGGCATTGATGACATTTTCAATGAAGGTGTTACAGCGATATTCAGCATCAACAGGATTGCCGCACCCTATTCCGTGCTGAGGACGAGAAGCCAATCAGACATGATGCTGACAATGGACTCAATCATTCGCCTGATCAAATCACGCAAATAG
- a CDS encoding FAD-dependent oxidoreductase: MKNLIYDVVVVGGGPSGTVAAIAAARHGAKTLLVEQSGFLGGALTRYGTGPQMTYHAGKTQVVRGIPDEIVERMKALGYSPGHMDDFVGYASSVTPFDTEGLKYVLEQMALEAGVTLLYHTLYTGCHVQDKKITCITLHAKNGAFSVEAKVVIDCTGDADVATHAGVPSVFGRESDNLAQPMTMNVKVSGVDRDKLIDFVSAHRDDMLPTIPFDRLREIPRTGIQGAYSLVKRAKERGEFSVDRDMVLCFETNNVGEFIVNMSRITKKMATDPFELTEAEVEGRRQGREIVAFLQKYIPGFESCKVVMTGPYVGIRESRKINGVYKLTAEDLLENTMFNDAIAMGGYPIDIHSPDGAATKHRFLSPGSWYSVPYRCLVSHEIDNLIVSGRCISATHEACAAVRVTPVVMAISQGAGTAAALCAEAGVSVQDVDITELKKQLAQDGAFLDEYKGTLFA; encoded by the coding sequence ATGAAAAATCTCATATATGATGTGGTTGTCGTAGGGGGAGGGCCATCCGGTACTGTCGCGGCAATCGCCGCTGCGCGTCACGGAGCAAAAACACTTCTCGTGGAGCAAAGTGGTTTTCTCGGAGGCGCCCTGACCCGCTACGGGACAGGCCCCCAGATGACCTATCATGCCGGAAAAACCCAGGTCGTCCGCGGCATCCCCGATGAAATCGTGGAAAGGATGAAAGCCCTCGGTTATTCACCGGGACACATGGATGACTTTGTCGGTTATGCAAGCAGTGTGACACCGTTTGACACGGAAGGTTTGAAATATGTCCTTGAGCAGATGGCTTTGGAAGCCGGAGTGACGCTGCTGTACCATACGCTTTATACTGGCTGTCATGTCCAGGATAAAAAAATCACCTGTATCACCCTTCATGCAAAGAACGGAGCGTTCTCTGTAGAAGCGAAGGTGGTCATTGACTGTACAGGGGATGCGGATGTAGCCACCCATGCGGGAGTCCCCAGCGTCTTCGGGCGTGAATCGGATAATCTTGCCCAGCCGATGACCATGAACGTAAAGGTTTCCGGGGTTGACCGCGACAAGCTGATTGACTTTGTGTCTGCGCACAGGGACGACATGCTGCCGACTATCCCCTTTGACCGCTTGAGGGAAATCCCGCGCACAGGAATCCAGGGAGCCTATTCCTTGGTGAAACGTGCCAAGGAACGGGGAGAGTTCTCCGTAGACAGGGACATGGTGTTGTGTTTTGAGACAAACAACGTGGGAGAGTTCATTGTCAACATGTCCCGCATTACAAAGAAGATGGCGACCGATCCCTTCGAGCTCACCGAAGCGGAGGTTGAGGGACGACGCCAGGGTAGGGAGATTGTCGCGTTCCTGCAAAAATACATCCCCGGATTCGAGTCTTGTAAAGTTGTCATGACAGGACCGTATGTCGGTATCCGTGAAAGCCGCAAGATAAACGGAGTGTACAAGCTCACGGCGGAGGATCTTCTGGAGAACACGATGTTCAATGATGCCATTGCAATGGGCGGATATCCAATTGACATACATTCTCCTGACGGAGCTGCCACAAAGCATCGTTTCCTCAGCCCAGGAAGCTGGTATTCGGTTCCTTACCGATGTCTTGTCTCCCATGAGATAGACAACCTGATTGTTTCAGGCCGATGCATCAGCGCGACTCATGAGGCTTGCGCCGCCGTCAGGGTGACTCCTGTTGTCATGGCAATAAGCCAAGGCGCAGGAACTGCCGCGGCATTGTGCGCGGAGGCAGGAGTTTCTGTGCAGGATGTGGATATTACTGAACTGAAGAAGCAGTTGGCGCAGGATGGCGCGTTCCTTGATGAGTACAAAGGCACTCTATTTGCGTGA
- a CDS encoding hydantoinase/oxoprolinase family protein, with the protein MKVRIGIDVGGTFTDAAAIDNDTYELVGTVKIPTTHTAKEGVAAGIVQVLDAIMTQHSIKPEDIVFIAHGTTQATNALLEGDVADVGIITLGSGLEGLKSKSDTHIGRIELSPGKFLETINEYVVVDKSTNLAADISAAIVKLTESGGSSIVTAETFSVDNPENENLAVSLCTRKNIPGTATNDISKLYGLRIRTRTAVINASVMPKMLEAATMTEESIQKAGITSPLMIMRCDGGVMSVDEVRSRPILTILSGPAAGVAGALMYEKLTDGIFFEVGGTSTDISCVKDGKVMIQYAEVGGHKTYLNSLDVRTVGIGGGSMIKIKDGKAVDTGPRSAHIVGLNYEVFSNPAVLKNPRLVPVRHTASDADYASIECDGGVRIALTLSGAANIAGYVTEGDYAYGSAEAARIAWKPLADNMGCSLEEAARKVLGFAAVKNGAVVAQLLKDYHMNPRTTLFVGGGGGAAVVVPHLAGIMKHTWKLARNAPVISTIGVALAMVRDMVERTVINPTDEDIVQVRREAEMKAIQSGAAPGTVDVSVEVDTQRNLVRAIAVGATEMRSKDLRQEKLSEAMLISLVAGNLNVASQGLTVTAENGQMFAIQQMKTQKKLFGLMKKETRALRLIDDEGIIRLQKNNAWVRKSSRETWESDIKWLLEELTEYNDGGANLPNIYVVLGKKIVDLSGLQSESQILSLGTVEVSGYPAGEVLIVIATKRVDV; encoded by the coding sequence ATGAAGGTTCGTATTGGCATAGACGTTGGGGGGACATTCACTGATGCCGCCGCGATTGACAATGATACGTATGAGCTGGTCGGAACGGTAAAGATTCCTACGACGCATACTGCCAAGGAAGGCGTGGCCGCCGGTATCGTCCAGGTGCTGGATGCCATCATGACACAGCATTCCATAAAGCCGGAAGATATTGTGTTCATCGCCCATGGGACTACCCAGGCGACGAATGCGCTGCTTGAGGGTGATGTCGCGGATGTCGGCATCATCACGCTGGGCAGCGGGCTTGAAGGTTTGAAAAGCAAGTCGGACACCCACATCGGGCGTATCGAGCTTTCTCCCGGAAAATTTCTGGAAACCATCAACGAATATGTCGTCGTTGATAAAAGCACAAACCTTGCGGCGGATATTTCCGCCGCAATAGTAAAACTGACGGAGTCCGGTGGTTCAAGCATCGTGACGGCTGAGACATTCAGTGTTGACAATCCTGAAAATGAAAATCTCGCCGTGAGCCTCTGTACCCGCAAGAACATTCCTGGGACGGCGACGAATGACATTTCAAAACTGTACGGGCTACGGATACGGACGAGAACCGCGGTCATCAACGCAAGCGTGATGCCCAAGATGCTTGAAGCGGCCACGATGACCGAGGAGAGCATCCAGAAAGCCGGCATCACGAGTCCTCTGATGATCATGCGCTGTGATGGAGGCGTCATGAGCGTTGATGAGGTTCGTTCCCGTCCTATCCTTACCATTCTCTCAGGCCCGGCGGCGGGAGTCGCCGGAGCGCTCATGTATGAGAAGCTGACCGACGGGATATTCTTTGAGGTGGGAGGGACTTCCACCGATATTTCCTGCGTCAAGGACGGGAAGGTCATGATCCAGTACGCTGAGGTCGGCGGACACAAGACCTATCTCAATAGCCTGGATGTGCGCACGGTCGGCATTGGCGGCGGCAGCATGATTAAGATTAAGGACGGAAAAGCCGTGGATACCGGCCCGCGTTCCGCCCATATCGTAGGGTTGAACTACGAAGTGTTCTCCAACCCCGCTGTTTTGAAGAATCCGCGCTTGGTTCCGGTTCGTCATACGGCGTCGGACGCTGATTATGCCAGCATTGAATGTGACGGAGGCGTCCGGATTGCCCTGACACTGTCAGGAGCTGCGAATATTGCCGGATATGTCACCGAAGGTGATTACGCTTATGGGAGCGCGGAAGCCGCCCGCATAGCATGGAAGCCATTGGCGGACAATATGGGCTGTTCCCTTGAAGAAGCTGCCCGGAAAGTATTGGGTTTTGCCGCGGTGAAGAACGGTGCCGTAGTCGCCCAGCTGCTGAAAGACTATCACATGAATCCCCGTACTACTCTGTTTGTCGGTGGCGGCGGTGGCGCTGCGGTGGTCGTTCCCCATCTTGCCGGTATCATGAAACACACGTGGAAACTGGCCAGGAATGCACCGGTCATTTCTACGATAGGCGTCGCCCTGGCAATGGTCAGGGACATGGTTGAAAGGACGGTGATCAACCCCACTGACGAGGATATAGTCCAGGTGCGACGTGAAGCCGAGATGAAAGCCATCCAAAGCGGAGCGGCTCCCGGAACAGTCGATGTCAGTGTGGAGGTGGATACCCAGAGGAATCTGGTGCGTGCCATTGCTGTCGGCGCCACTGAAATGCGGAGCAAGGATCTCAGGCAGGAGAAGCTTTCCGAGGCCATGCTCATCTCCTTGGTCGCCGGGAACCTGAATGTCGCTTCTCAGGGGCTGACGGTCACAGCTGAGAACGGCCAGATGTTCGCCATACAGCAGATGAAGACACAAAAAAAACTTTTTGGACTGATGAAGAAAGAAACCCGTGCGCTCCGTCTGATTGATGATGAAGGCATCATCCGCTTGCAGAAGAACAATGCATGGGTGAGGAAAAGTTCCAGGGAAACATGGGAAAGTGACATAAAGTGGCTGCTTGAAGAATTGACGGAGTACAATGACGGCGGGGCAAACCTTCCGAACATCTATGTGGTCCTTGGAAAAAAGATTGTGGACCTGTCCGGACTCCAGAGCGAATCCCAAATCCTGAGTCTCGGCACTGTGGAGGTATCAGGGTACCCTGCCGGAGAAGTCCTTATTGTCATTGCGACGAAGCGGGTCGATGTTTGA
- a CDS encoding Na+/H+ antiporter NhaC family protein produces MLQGILMIAAFLVIATLMMLKKIPTLLALPLMAVVICIIAGVPAVEVNEQGAQVGWLQTVLEAGTVRMAAAIMAVVFGAWLGQLMNKTGVTETIIKKSAELGGDKPLIVTLIMVVACALLFTTLSGLGSIIMVGSIVLPILVSVGIPAISAACIFLMAFTTGLTFNIANWKTFSSIFNLEIVYIRNFEIYLLAATALATLILVFVEFKKNGTKFSFSAPVKKEEENDRNLKGVRGAFAVLTPLIPIILVAAFKWPVVPSFIVGIAWILIFTAKSFSKAMNTLVKTCYDGITDGGPAIILMIGIGILYLAVTHPTVKATLNPFLLAVVPSGRIGYILFFSLLAPLALYRGPMNLFGLGSGIAALIIGLGSLSPLAVMGAFLAAERIQGCGDPTNTQNVWTANFTEVDVNTITKKLLPYLWAVAVFGVALSGILYI; encoded by the coding sequence ATGTTACAAGGCATTCTCATGATTGCTGCGTTCTTGGTGATTGCGACACTTATGATGCTCAAGAAGATTCCTACGCTCTTGGCCTTGCCCCTCATGGCGGTCGTCATTTGTATCATCGCAGGAGTCCCCGCCGTGGAAGTCAACGAACAGGGAGCCCAGGTTGGCTGGTTGCAGACGGTGCTTGAGGCAGGGACGGTCCGTATGGCGGCGGCTATCATGGCTGTCGTATTCGGCGCATGGCTTGGTCAGCTTATGAACAAGACAGGAGTCACTGAAACGATTATCAAGAAAAGCGCCGAGCTGGGAGGTGACAAACCTTTGATTGTGACCTTGATTATGGTCGTGGCATGCGCGCTTCTCTTTACAACCTTGAGCGGACTGGGTTCCATCATCATGGTTGGCTCCATCGTGCTTCCTATCTTGGTCTCTGTCGGGATTCCCGCCATCAGCGCCGCCTGTATTTTCCTCATGGCTTTTACGACGGGACTGACGTTCAACATTGCCAACTGGAAGACTTTTTCCTCGATTTTCAACTTGGAGATCGTCTATATCAGGAATTTTGAGATTTATCTTCTCGCGGCTACCGCGCTTGCAACACTCATCCTTGTGTTTGTCGAGTTCAAGAAGAACGGAACGAAGTTCAGCTTTTCGGCTCCTGTCAAGAAAGAAGAAGAAAATGACAGGAACCTCAAGGGTGTGCGCGGTGCTTTTGCCGTGCTGACTCCGTTAATTCCCATCATCCTGGTCGCGGCCTTCAAATGGCCGGTCGTTCCTTCCTTCATTGTCGGCATTGCATGGATACTGATTTTTACCGCGAAAAGTTTTTCAAAGGCAATGAACACTCTTGTCAAGACGTGCTATGACGGTATCACTGACGGCGGCCCTGCCATCATCCTGATGATTGGTATTGGCATCCTGTATCTTGCGGTGACGCATCCTACGGTGAAAGCGACGCTGAATCCATTCCTGCTCGCTGTCGTGCCATCCGGACGCATCGGATACATCCTGTTCTTCTCCTTGCTGGCGCCCCTTGCCTTGTACCGCGGTCCGATGAACCTGTTTGGGCTTGGTTCCGGCATTGCCGCTCTCATCATAGGACTCGGCTCATTGTCGCCTCTTGCTGTCATGGGTGCTTTCCTTGCCGCTGAAAGAATCCAGGGCTGTGGCGACCCGACCAACACGCAGAATGTCTGGACGGCAAACTTCACCGAGGTTGACGTGAATACCATCACGAAGAAACTTCTGCCCTACCTGTGGGCGGTCGCTGTCTTCGGCGTGGCTCTGTCCGGCATTCTGTACATCTGA
- a CDS encoding winged helix-turn-helix domain-containing protein — translation MKKSSLQDIRKHNANLILNSLMHQDAISRTDVAKITNLAPSTVSSLVGELLEDGILIEIAPLGSTGGRRRMQLGLNGNYGFFVVAEISRRNVTLHFYDMSLTRREQAVTRQGKLSGDDVFSEIVDAVRNIMEEKSSLSGRLMGVGLLFQDDIQASDFSVMYSTSLSSATISLHDALFTCFKVPVLEEFSLEHTLDDALSAVDRRDQKNAALLVFGKQVWVSVMLEGKLIPLRDGSASIITHMFLHEEKNGNPVGSGSMEASGTNLVPFILDDRGGKVFIQKACNAIRMICMLFSLDTIFFVGNVQKFLSPLKAELKKAMDDGTVPDIRMLDDIPATDKVNTIAGQVRDRALVS, via the coding sequence ATGAAAAAAAGCAGCTTGCAGGACATCAGGAAACACAATGCCAATCTGATTCTGAACTCATTGATGCATCAGGATGCCATCTCCCGTACAGATGTAGCGAAAATCACCAACCTTGCCCCCAGCACGGTTTCCAGTCTTGTCGGAGAATTGCTGGAAGATGGCATCCTCATTGAAATTGCTCCCCTGGGTTCCACCGGAGGGCGACGGCGCATGCAGCTGGGGCTCAATGGGAACTATGGTTTTTTCGTTGTAGCGGAAATATCCCGGCGCAATGTCACGCTCCATTTCTATGACATGTCCCTGACCCGTCGGGAACAAGCAGTGACGAGACAAGGAAAACTGTCCGGAGACGATGTGTTTTCCGAGATTGTAGATGCCGTGCGGAATATCATGGAGGAAAAGAGCTCACTCAGCGGACGTTTGATGGGAGTCGGCCTGCTTTTCCAGGATGATATCCAGGCTTCGGATTTCTCCGTCATGTATTCGACCTCATTGTCGTCGGCGACCATTTCCCTCCATGATGCGCTTTTCACCTGCTTCAAGGTACCGGTTCTGGAGGAGTTTTCCCTGGAACATACTCTGGATGATGCTCTCTCGGCGGTGGACAGACGGGATCAGAAGAATGCCGCGCTCTTGGTTTTCGGCAAGCAGGTATGGGTCAGTGTCATGTTGGAAGGCAAGCTTATTCCTCTGAGGGACGGCTCTGCAAGCATCATCACTCACATGTTCCTCCATGAAGAAAAGAATGGGAATCCCGTGGGAAGCGGAAGCATGGAAGCTTCCGGGACAAATCTTGTTCCCTTCATCCTTGATGACAGGGGAGGCAAGGTTTTTATTCAGAAAGCATGCAATGCCATACGGATGATATGTATGCTGTTTTCCTTGGACACCATTTTTTTCGTGGGGAACGTCCAGAAATTCTTATCTCCGTTGAAAGCGGAATTGAAAAAAGCAATGGATGACGGAACTGTCCCCGATATCCGGATGCTTGATGATATTCCCGCGACAGATAAAGTGAATACCATCGCAGGACAAGTACGTGACAGGGCGTTGGTTTCCTGA
- a CDS encoding glutamine synthetase III family protein — translation MDTISSYFGSLVFNDRIMQESLPQDIYKALKKTVRDGKDLDITIANAVANAMKEWAIGLGATHYTHWFQPMTGITAEKHESFVSPTKDGRVLMVFSGKELIKGEPDASSFPSGGLRATFEARGYTAWDPTSYAFIKDNTLCIPTAFCSYSGEALDKKTPLLRSMEALSDSAVRLLRLFGKTDVKRVITTAGPEQEYFLVDRELYLKRKDLVHCGRTLVGAKPPKGQELEDHYFGPIRPRVSAYMQDLDRELWKLGVYAKTRHNEVAPSQHELASVYETSNLAVDHNQLIMEIMKKIADKHGLACLLHEKPFAGVNGSGKHNNWSMATDTGINLLEPGDSPIDNAQFLIFLVAVIKAVDEYQDLLRVSVASAGNDHRLGANEAPPAIVSMYLGEELTEILDSLANGTAYGAKSRKAMALGVHVLPPIPRDSTDRNRTSPFAFTGNKFEFRMLGSSFSVSGPNIILNTIIAKELDEFSDLLEGTKDFKKTLAKIVTDTYLAHKRIVFNGNNYSDEWVKEAEARGLLNLHSTPDSLPAFIAPKNEEVFAKYKVFSSSELHSRYDILVENYIKTINIEALTFVEIIRKQVLPAASAFSAKYAAEAVTKRSLDPSLAVTMEKTLVKRFSDLEDSLFAKVEELDDTIIRLKGLSGIEAARFCRDEILARMQEARAMSDELEGFVGQGYWPFPTYGELLFSV, via the coding sequence ATGGATACGATTTCCAGTTATTTTGGGTCACTCGTCTTCAATGACAGGATCATGCAGGAGTCATTGCCTCAGGACATCTACAAGGCGCTGAAGAAAACGGTTCGAGACGGCAAAGATTTGGACATCACCATAGCCAACGCCGTAGCCAATGCCATGAAGGAATGGGCGATTGGACTGGGCGCGACTCATTATACCCACTGGTTCCAGCCAATGACCGGTATCACCGCTGAGAAGCATGAGAGCTTTGTTTCTCCCACCAAGGACGGACGGGTCTTGATGGTATTCTCCGGCAAGGAACTGATTAAGGGAGAGCCTGATGCATCTTCTTTCCCTTCGGGAGGTCTCCGCGCTACCTTCGAGGCTCGCGGCTATACGGCATGGGATCCTACGAGTTATGCCTTCATCAAGGACAATACGCTGTGCATCCCCACGGCTTTCTGTTCCTACAGCGGTGAAGCACTGGACAAGAAAACTCCGCTTCTTCGTTCCATGGAAGCGTTGAGTGATTCCGCGGTACGCCTGCTCCGTCTGTTCGGAAAGACTGATGTCAAGAGAGTCATCACCACGGCAGGGCCTGAACAGGAATACTTCCTGGTTGACCGTGAGCTTTATCTCAAGCGCAAAGACCTGGTTCATTGCGGACGTACCTTGGTTGGAGCGAAACCTCCCAAGGGGCAGGAGCTTGAGGATCACTATTTCGGTCCCATCCGACCCCGTGTATCCGCTTATATGCAGGATCTCGATCGTGAGCTATGGAAACTAGGCGTCTATGCCAAGACACGTCATAACGAAGTAGCTCCCAGCCAGCATGAGCTTGCTTCCGTCTACGAGACATCCAACCTCGCCGTAGACCATAATCAGCTCATCATGGAAATCATGAAGAAGATTGCCGACAAGCATGGCCTTGCCTGTCTTCTCCATGAAAAGCCTTTTGCCGGGGTCAATGGGTCGGGCAAGCATAACAACTGGTCCATGGCGACCGACACGGGCATCAATCTTCTTGAACCGGGAGATTCCCCGATTGACAACGCCCAGTTCCTCATCTTTCTTGTGGCGGTGATCAAGGCGGTGGATGAATATCAGGATTTGTTGCGCGTATCCGTCGCCAGCGCGGGCAACGACCATCGCCTTGGCGCGAACGAAGCGCCTCCCGCCATTGTCTCGATGTATCTGGGAGAGGAGCTGACTGAAATCCTTGATTCCCTTGCCAACGGTACAGCCTATGGTGCCAAGAGCCGCAAGGCAATGGCTCTGGGTGTTCATGTCCTGCCTCCCATTCCCAGGGACAGCACGGACCGGAACCGTACAAGCCCCTTTGCCTTTACCGGCAATAAGTTTGAATTCCGCATGCTGGGCTCATCTTTTTCCGTCTCCGGTCCGAACATCATCCTCAACACCATCATAGCCAAGGAGCTGGATGAGTTCTCTGACCTGCTGGAAGGGACAAAGGATTTCAAGAAAACCCTTGCCAAGATTGTCACCGATACCTACCTTGCCCACAAGAGGATTGTGTTCAACGGCAACAACTACAGTGATGAATGGGTGAAGGAAGCGGAGGCGCGAGGGTTGCTTAACCTTCATTCGACTCCAGACTCACTACCGGCGTTCATCGCACCGAAGAATGAAGAAGTCTTTGCGAAATATAAAGTGTTCAGTTCTTCGGAGCTGCATAGCCGTTACGATATTTTGGTCGAAAATTACATAAAGACCATCAATATCGAGGCACTTACCTTTGTTGAGATAATCCGCAAGCAGGTTCTCCCCGCTGCCAGCGCTTTTTCTGCCAAGTACGCGGCGGAAGCAGTTACCAAACGCAGTTTGGATCCAAGCCTTGCCGTGACCATGGAGAAGACACTGGTCAAGCGTTTCAGCGACCTTGAGGACAGCCTGTTCGCCAAGGTGGAGGAACTGGACGACACCATCATCAGGTTGAAGGGACTGTCCGGCATAGAGGCTGCCCGCTTCTGTCGTGATGAAATCCTTGCCAGGATGCAGGAAGCCCGTGCGATGAGCGATGAGCTGGAAGGGTTCGTAGGACAGGGATACTGGCCGTTCCCTACCTATGGAGAGCTTCTTTTCTCAGTCTGA
- a CDS encoding ANTAR domain-containing response regulator, which yields MSGSILVASIAPSQSCHMAAIKDAASSSILTIVQSGAEARRLIMDEEWDTIILDLPLPDEKDSDLCRMIGEKTFASLVVIVPDDLVDTTSSVVEDYGAVVIGRPLDPVAFSYVLKFARSMRRRIAMLHQKNSRLESKLDEVKLVDRAKIALVHYLDMTEAQAHRYIEKQAMDLRIPRIAVARRILKTYE from the coding sequence ATGAGTGGAAGTATTCTTGTCGCGTCCATCGCTCCTTCACAAAGCTGCCATATGGCAGCCATCAAAGACGCCGCGTCATCTTCCATCCTGACCATTGTGCAGTCGGGAGCCGAGGCTCGCCGCCTCATCATGGATGAAGAATGGGATACCATCATCCTTGATCTCCCCCTGCCTGATGAGAAAGACAGCGACCTTTGCCGTATGATTGGAGAAAAAACCTTTGCATCGCTCGTGGTTATCGTGCCAGACGACCTTGTCGATACGACATCTTCTGTGGTAGAAGATTACGGGGCCGTGGTCATCGGCAGGCCATTGGATCCGGTCGCGTTTTCTTATGTGTTGAAATTCGCCCGGTCAATGAGACGCCGCATAGCCATGCTGCATCAGAAGAACTCCCGGCTTGAAAGTAAGCTGGATGAGGTCAAGCTGGTCGATCGCGCGAAAATCGCGCTCGTTCATTACCTTGACATGACTGAGGCGCAGGCTCACCGCTACATTGAGAAGCAGGCTATGGATCTGCGCATTCCGCGTATAGCGGTGGCGCGCCGTATCCTGAAGACATATGAATGA